A section of the Acidobacteriota bacterium genome encodes:
- a CDS encoding prepilin-type N-terminal cleavage/methylation domain-containing protein: protein MQRRVKIRNQGFTLLEMMIAMALGAVVLAAAVEMFSKSLGATWLVSQRAEMQQDFRAAANMLTKDASMAGSGMGNNVQVALPSGNGVQVPVYGCDQTPKCYINGSAVAYPTQVVGGVNVPYMYGLMPGSQFGPIINAAAGATDVLTVVNADTNFLLSCYSVSVTSATVVKFTLNNPLPVTCIVPAPLTAPQAINDPVMGLTPGDLVQFQVTIGAGAGATSSTVVGEVTNVTQTSANTWDVAFAAGDPLRMNQPTAAAGSIKQIVGGAGSGTRINVISYYIDNSIVPPRLMRQTSGHSPIPVAENVVFLQFSYDLYNFNTGAVLTEQADGGKSQNLTPNQITKINIMHMSINSTLQGSGGYQGLDLQTSVSARDLTFKNDYPLSSP from the coding sequence ATGCAACGCCGAGTCAAGATCCGCAACCAAGGTTTCACCTTGCTGGAAATGATGATCGCGATGGCACTGGGAGCCGTTGTGCTGGCCGCGGCGGTGGAGATGTTCAGCAAGAGCCTGGGCGCCACGTGGCTGGTTTCACAGCGCGCGGAAATGCAACAGGACTTTCGCGCTGCCGCCAACATGCTGACCAAGGACGCCAGCATGGCGGGCTCGGGCATGGGCAACAACGTCCAAGTCGCATTGCCCTCGGGCAACGGCGTGCAAGTTCCTGTGTACGGCTGTGACCAGACGCCGAAGTGCTACATCAACGGCAGCGCGGTGGCGTATCCGACGCAGGTCGTCGGTGGCGTCAATGTCCCTTACATGTATGGATTGATGCCGGGATCGCAGTTCGGCCCCATCATCAATGCGGCAGCCGGAGCAACCGACGTACTCACGGTCGTGAATGCGGACACAAATTTTCTACTCAGTTGCTATTCGGTGAGCGTGACCAGTGCCACGGTGGTGAAGTTTACTTTGAATAATCCCTTGCCCGTCACTTGCATTGTGCCAGCACCGTTGACAGCGCCACAGGCCATCAACGATCCAGTCATGGGTCTGACGCCGGGCGACCTGGTGCAGTTTCAAGTCACGATCGGGGCGGGAGCGGGAGCAACCAGTTCCACAGTGGTGGGAGAAGTAACGAACGTTACGCAAACTTCCGCCAATACCTGGGACGTCGCGTTTGCGGCGGGTGATCCGCTGCGCATGAATCAGCCTACCGCCGCCGCTGGCAGCATCAAGCAGATCGTAGGCGGCGCCGGATCCGGCACACGTATCAACGTGATTTCGTACTACATCGACAACAGCATCGTTCCTCCCCGCTTGATGCGGCAGACGAGCGGACACTCACCCATTCCGGTGGCAGAGAACGTCGTCTTCCTGCAATTCAGCTACGACCTCTACAACTTCAATACCGGGGCCGTATTAACCGAACAGGCAGACGGCGGTAAGTCGCAGAACCTAACTCCCAACCAGATCACGAAGATCAATATCATGCACATGAGCATCAACAGCACGCTCCAGGGAAGCGGCGGCTATCAGGGTCTGGATCTTCAGACCTCGGTAAGCGCACGCGATCTGACATTCAAGAACGACTATCCCCTGTCGTCGCCGTAG
- a CDS encoding DUF4440 domain-containing protein gives MNPEKPKLPEAGVETGGVPENSELDEFFQRLPANFKWPKPSDEAVAAAVEAIQRLSGGSGAEAVLAEAAAELTGSCSGCAGKLPPGARFCVWCGLAQDGASAGSASESAPRASGQHHYHHHYHHFAGGQGADPSASVAEPGSSAPRGKASAASSSGTGNSRAEVAVRQVVQDWAQACNIKHLDDVLELYAADATVIRASLPPVRSLPAIREFLFSLLEAGLGDVEMESLRTDVMGEVAIDLGRCKMLVPVAMGKRREERGKYLIVLVRQPAGAWKILADCWSSDTVVSPASPADPARKAPEPPPARKVR, from the coding sequence TTGAATCCAGAAAAGCCCAAGCTCCCGGAAGCGGGGGTTGAAACCGGTGGTGTTCCCGAAAACTCCGAACTGGATGAGTTCTTTCAGCGCCTGCCCGCGAACTTCAAGTGGCCGAAGCCCAGCGATGAAGCAGTTGCGGCGGCCGTAGAAGCCATCCAGCGTTTATCGGGCGGGAGCGGCGCTGAAGCCGTGCTCGCGGAAGCGGCTGCGGAACTGACTGGCAGTTGTTCCGGCTGCGCAGGAAAGCTGCCTCCGGGCGCGCGCTTTTGTGTATGGTGCGGGCTTGCCCAAGACGGAGCTTCCGCCGGATCGGCATCCGAATCAGCTCCTCGCGCGAGCGGCCAGCATCATTATCACCACCACTATCATCACTTCGCTGGCGGGCAAGGAGCGGATCCCTCTGCGTCCGTTGCCGAGCCGGGGTCATCGGCGCCGCGCGGCAAGGCGTCCGCCGCGTCTTCGAGTGGCACCGGGAACAGCCGCGCCGAAGTTGCGGTGCGACAGGTTGTCCAGGATTGGGCGCAAGCCTGCAATATCAAGCATCTTGACGATGTGCTCGAACTCTACGCCGCCGACGCGACCGTGATCCGCGCCAGCTTGCCGCCCGTACGCAGCCTGCCCGCAATTCGCGAATTTCTTTTCTCGCTGCTCGAAGCGGGGCTGGGCGACGTGGAAATGGAATCGCTTCGCACCGATGTCATGGGAGAAGTCGCCATCGATCTTGGCCGCTGCAAAATGCTGGTCCCCGTTGCCATGGGGAAGCGCCGCGAAGAGCGAGGAAAATATCTGATCGTGTTAGTGCGGCAGCCGGCCGGTGCCTGGAAGATTCTCGCCGATTGCTGGTCGAGCGACACCGTGGTAAGTCCAGCATCGCCTGCCGATCCAGCGCGAAAAGCGCCTGAACCACCTCCCGCGCGAAAAGTTCGGTAG
- a CDS encoding TonB family protein: MITKTLAACVVIIGVTGIPGWSATSSQSRVRLDQPALAEMEDQLRHLPVHLSEFSPVSEPLALPRCGNVRPPEALVTPDPMLQFDEEGPRVRVSFIVGADGRVHSPFILDSGGTREDQMVLRAVGRWRYRPALCNGVPTDSEARIQFGIR, from the coding sequence ATGATTACAAAGACACTGGCAGCATGCGTTGTGATAATCGGGGTTACCGGGATACCAGGGTGGAGCGCCACGTCATCCCAATCCCGTGTTCGCCTTGATCAGCCCGCTCTGGCGGAGATGGAAGATCAGTTGCGCCATCTTCCGGTGCACCTCTCCGAGTTCTCTCCAGTTTCTGAACCTCTCGCCTTGCCTCGTTGCGGGAATGTCCGACCACCCGAAGCCCTGGTAACTCCCGACCCGATGCTTCAGTTCGATGAAGAGGGGCCGCGGGTTCGCGTCAGCTTCATTGTGGGCGCGGACGGGCGCGTGCACAGTCCATTTATTCTCGATTCCGGCGGCACGCGCGAGGACCAGATGGTGCTGCGCGCGGTTGGGCGCTGGCGCTATCGTCCTGCGCTCTGCAATGGTGTACCAACCGATTCGGAAGCCCGCATACAATTCGGCATCCGCTGA
- a CDS encoding NAD(P)(+) transhydrogenase (Re/Si-specific) subunit beta, with protein MTPDLATSQIVIEILYLIASVLFIFSLKWMSSPTTARHGIWAGEAGMLLAICGTLLHHGIVDYRLIAIALVLGTVIGIPLGRVAMTAVPQRTALSHAFGALCVTLVGSAEFYLRSPNISKFMMSVLSLEVILGGLTFTGSLMAAGKLQEILPQRPLTYKGQNFVNFLLLAVAATLAVFLVLHPEARHLFPFMILIALAFGVLLIIPIGGADMPTVISLLNGYAGLSAAAMGFVLDSKLLIIAGALDGSSGLILSIIMSKAMNRSFSNVLFGAFGQVQTSAAAGQEAKPVRSATPEEAAAILAAANKVVVVPGYGMAVAQAQHKVRELYDALTKRGVEVRFAIHPVAGRMPGHMNVLLAEADIPYDRLIEMDEINGDFPQTDVALVIGANDVTNPAARSDTTSPIFGMPILDVDKAHTVMVIKRSMNPGFAGIDNPLYYLDNNLMLFGDAKAFVGSIVRELSGGHG; from the coding sequence ATGACCCCGGACCTCGCTACCAGCCAGATCGTCATTGAGATCCTCTATCTCATCGCGAGCGTGCTTTTCATCTTTTCGCTCAAGTGGATGAGTTCTCCCACCACGGCCCGGCACGGCATATGGGCCGGCGAAGCAGGCATGCTGCTGGCTATCTGCGGCACCCTGTTGCACCACGGCATCGTCGACTACCGCCTGATCGCGATTGCTCTCGTGCTCGGCACCGTGATCGGCATTCCTCTCGGACGCGTTGCGATGACTGCTGTCCCGCAACGAACCGCACTCAGTCATGCCTTCGGTGCCCTGTGCGTAACGCTTGTCGGATCCGCCGAGTTCTATTTACGCTCGCCCAACATCTCGAAATTCATGATGTCGGTACTGTCGTTGGAAGTGATCCTCGGCGGACTGACGTTCACGGGCAGCTTGATGGCGGCCGGTAAGTTGCAGGAAATTCTTCCGCAACGCCCTCTCACATACAAGGGGCAGAACTTCGTCAACTTCCTCCTGCTCGCGGTCGCAGCCACTCTGGCCGTGTTTCTGGTGCTGCATCCGGAAGCGCGTCACCTTTTCCCGTTCATGATCCTGATCGCGCTTGCGTTTGGCGTCCTGCTGATTATTCCAATCGGTGGCGCCGACATGCCGACGGTCATTTCGCTCTTGAATGGATATGCCGGACTATCTGCCGCAGCGATGGGCTTTGTGCTCGATAGCAAACTGCTGATCATCGCCGGCGCGCTCGATGGGTCTTCGGGATTGATCCTCTCCATCATCATGTCGAAGGCCATGAATCGTTCGTTCTCGAACGTGTTATTCGGAGCCTTCGGACAGGTGCAGACTTCCGCTGCCGCTGGACAGGAAGCGAAGCCCGTTCGCAGCGCAACGCCCGAAGAAGCAGCGGCCATCCTTGCCGCGGCCAACAAGGTCGTTGTGGTTCCCGGTTACGGAATGGCAGTAGCCCAGGCGCAGCACAAAGTCCGCGAACTCTATGACGCGCTCACCAAGCGTGGCGTCGAAGTACGGTTTGCGATTCATCCGGTCGCGGGCCGAATGCCCGGCCACATGAACGTGTTGCTCGCGGAAGCGGATATTCCTTACGACCGTCTAATTGAAATGGACGAGATCAATGGCGATTTCCCGCAAACCGATGTAGCCCTGGTCATCGGAGCCAATGATGTGACCAATCCCGCCGCGCGTTCTGACACGACGAGTCCCATCTTTGGCATGCCGATTCTCGACGTCGACAAGGCGCACACCGTCATGGTGATCAAGCGCAGCATGAATCCAGGTTTCGCGGGCATTGATAACCCGCTCTACTATCTGGATAACAACCTGATGCTGTTTGGAGACGCGAAGGCTTTCGTCGGCAGCATTGTGCGGGAACTCAGCGGCGGCCACGGGTAA
- a CDS encoding NAD(P) transhydrogenase subunit alpha, whose protein sequence is MASSSNLIDSLFIFVLAGFIGFEVIRRVSPLLHTPLMSLTNALDAIAVVGAIVLVGQHETQLAATLGFIAVVAATSNIVGGFLITDRMLKMFKSSRPAGKA, encoded by the coding sequence ATGGCCAGCAGTTCGAACCTGATTGATTCGCTGTTCATATTTGTGCTGGCGGGATTCATCGGATTTGAAGTCATCCGGCGAGTTTCGCCTCTGCTGCACACGCCGCTGATGTCGCTCACCAATGCCCTCGATGCGATCGCGGTCGTCGGCGCGATTGTGCTCGTCGGTCAACACGAGACCCAACTCGCCGCCACCCTGGGATTCATCGCCGTGGTCGCCGCGACCAGCAACATCGTGGGCGGCTTCCTCATCACGGACCGCATGTTGAAGATGTTCAAATCCAGCCGGCCAGCGGGGAAAGCATGA
- a CDS encoding Re/Si-specific NAD(P)(+) transhydrogenase subunit alpha codes for MIIGVPKEIYPGERRVALVPSVLPTLTKAGFEVHVQAGAGIEAGYPDSQYSDKGAKIIADRQSLFAAADIIVQVLCYGSNDITGKQDIPLFHKDQILVGFLRPFGEREVAQDIAGAGVTSFSVELMPRTTRAQSMDALSSMGTICGYKAVLMAADSHLRIFPMMTTAAGTITPARVFVIGAGVAGLQAIATARRLGAVISAYDLRPVAKEQVQSLGGRFVELPIEAKDAQDARGYATAQGEDFYRRQRELLGQVVKESDVVITAAVIPGKKSPVLVTEDMVKGMAPGSVILDLAAERGGNCEITERGKTVIKHGVTIIGAINIATGIPYHASQMYAKNITAFLTHLIKDQKLNLNLQDEIVRETLVTRGGEIVNARVREYLALPALVAQS; via the coding sequence TTGATCATCGGTGTTCCGAAGGAAATTTATCCCGGGGAGCGGCGGGTCGCGTTGGTGCCCTCCGTCCTGCCGACTCTCACCAAGGCAGGTTTCGAAGTTCACGTGCAGGCTGGCGCGGGAATCGAAGCTGGGTATCCCGACTCGCAATACTCCGACAAAGGCGCCAAGATCATTGCCGACCGGCAGTCGCTGTTTGCCGCCGCCGACATCATCGTGCAGGTCCTCTGTTATGGATCGAACGATATCACCGGCAAGCAGGACATCCCGCTCTTCCATAAAGATCAAATACTCGTGGGATTCCTGCGTCCCTTCGGCGAACGCGAAGTGGCGCAGGATATCGCCGGGGCGGGCGTGACATCGTTCTCTGTCGAACTGATGCCGCGCACCACTCGCGCCCAAAGCATGGACGCACTTTCCTCGATGGGCACGATCTGCGGTTACAAAGCAGTTCTCATGGCGGCTGACTCGCATCTGCGGATTTTCCCCATGATGACAACTGCCGCCGGAACGATCACTCCAGCGCGCGTTTTTGTGATCGGTGCGGGTGTTGCCGGCTTGCAGGCCATCGCGACCGCGCGTCGCTTGGGTGCGGTGATCTCTGCTTACGATCTGCGTCCGGTTGCGAAAGAACAAGTGCAGAGCCTGGGTGGACGCTTCGTGGAATTGCCGATTGAAGCGAAGGACGCGCAGGATGCCCGCGGTTATGCCACCGCACAGGGCGAAGACTTCTATCGCCGCCAGCGCGAACTGCTTGGTCAGGTTGTGAAGGAAAGCGATGTCGTCATCACCGCGGCTGTAATTCCCGGCAAGAAATCGCCGGTACTGGTCACCGAAGACATGGTCAAGGGGATGGCGCCAGGTTCCGTGATCCTTGATCTGGCAGCTGAACGGGGCGGCAATTGCGAGATTACCGAACGCGGAAAGACTGTGATCAAGCACGGCGTCACCATCATCGGGGCGATCAATATCGCGACTGGCATTCCGTACCATGCCAGCCAGATGTACGCCAAGAACATCACCGCCTTTTTGACGCACTTGATCAAAGACCAGAAATTGAACCTGAACCTGCAGGATGAAATTGTGCGGGAGACGCTCGTCACACGCGGCGGAGAAATTGTGAATGCGCGCGTACGGGAATATTTGGCTTTGCCGGCGCTGGTTGCGCAAAGCTAA
- a CDS encoding HAD family hydrolase: MTKVRCQAMLFDMDGVLVDSTDAVARVWRKWAIARGFDPDEVVRAAHGRPSIDTVRDFLPNADSNAENLEVERQEIEDVEGVVSISGAPELIKSLPAGRWTVVTSATRPLAEVRLRVAGIPVLPTLITAGDIQHGKPHPEPYLKAAARLGFAAPDCVVVEDAPAGIRAGKAAGARVIGFPTTSDRAELKQAGADWIVRNCADIQAVLDGNSLLLTLGEQE; encoded by the coding sequence ATGACCAAGGTTCGTTGCCAGGCCATGCTCTTTGACATGGACGGTGTACTCGTCGATTCCACCGACGCCGTAGCGCGTGTCTGGCGCAAATGGGCGATCGCTCGAGGATTCGATCCCGATGAAGTTGTCCGCGCTGCGCACGGGCGGCCCAGCATCGATACGGTCCGCGATTTTTTGCCCAACGCAGATAGCAATGCCGAGAACCTTGAAGTCGAGCGCCAGGAAATTGAGGATGTCGAGGGAGTAGTTTCAATTTCCGGCGCGCCAGAACTCATCAAGAGCCTGCCCGCCGGACGTTGGACCGTAGTCACTTCCGCCACACGTCCTCTCGCCGAGGTACGTTTGCGGGTTGCGGGTATACCCGTATTGCCCACCCTGATCACCGCCGGCGACATTCAGCATGGCAAGCCGCACCCTGAGCCATATCTCAAAGCCGCTGCCCGACTGGGATTTGCCGCTCCCGATTGCGTCGTTGTCGAAGATGCGCCCGCTGGTATTCGTGCGGGGAAAGCCGCCGGAGCACGGGTCATCGGTTTTCCCACCACCTCCGATCGGGCAGAACTGAAACAGGCGGGCGCGGATTGGATCGTTCGCAATTGCGCGGACATCCAGGCGGTTCTCGATGGCAATAGTCTGCTGTTAACGCTCGGCGAGCAAGAATGA
- a CDS encoding amidohydrolase family protein, with translation MTRKTAAVLLFGMLFCLLLTSMWAQAPKEASAVPALPADIPANAERYSVTIMGNLAGQQAVWTAPDGTTHMFFQFNDRGRGPKTTSILTLDAHGVPVAEIVSGNDYLKSPVNENYSLKDGTASWKNDSEKGEKKIGVPALYVSINGAPSELGTLAHAALANGGKLSLLPEGEAKIERVAESDLENSGQKKHVALYAVTGLDFSPTYVWLDDHEKFFGTVSPWSTIVPEGWEGNAATLNKVQDEIANARSAKLASKLAHRVSKGIVFQHANVFDAESGKIVKDQTVVVAGNRIQSVGPANSSPTPNAEAEVVDASGKTLLPGLWDMHTHVSDNDGFLNLAAGVTTVRDLANDTDTLLARRKRIEEGKEIGTRIVLAGIIDGRGPFQGPTKVLVSTEEESRAAVDNYAHLGYVQIKIYSSVKPELVPAIIDEAHKKGLRVSGHIPAEMTAAQCVRLGYDEIQHANFLMLNFLPDVKNTNTPTRFTEVAKRGAGIDLKSSDVQSFVKLLQDHHTTLDPTLSVFEDMFLNRAGEIPRGFQPIAKRLPPQVRRGLLSSGLTPPEGMDQTYRQSFAKMVDLVGLLYRAGIQMEAGTDSIVGFALQRELELHVEAGIPSSRVLQDATLNAARIMSMDRDLGSITPGKFADLALIDGDPVANISDIRKTALVVRDGDLYRPAELYSALGVEP, from the coding sequence ATGACCCGAAAAACTGCAGCAGTTTTGTTGTTTGGGATGCTGTTCTGCCTGCTGCTCACGTCCATGTGGGCGCAAGCGCCGAAAGAAGCCAGCGCCGTGCCCGCGCTCCCCGCTGATATTCCCGCGAACGCGGAGCGTTACTCCGTCACGATCATGGGAAACCTGGCCGGACAACAGGCAGTCTGGACAGCTCCCGACGGCACCACGCACATGTTTTTTCAGTTCAATGACCGTGGCCGTGGTCCCAAGACGACCAGCATCTTGACCCTCGACGCGCACGGGGTGCCGGTGGCGGAAATCGTTAGCGGTAACGACTATCTCAAGTCCCCGGTAAATGAGAACTACTCGTTGAAAGACGGAACCGCGAGTTGGAAGAACGACTCCGAAAAGGGTGAGAAGAAAATTGGCGTGCCAGCCCTGTACGTTTCCATCAACGGAGCGCCGTCCGAATTGGGCACACTGGCGCATGCGGCCCTTGCGAATGGCGGCAAGCTCTCTCTGTTGCCTGAAGGGGAGGCGAAGATCGAACGGGTCGCCGAAAGCGATCTGGAAAATTCCGGCCAGAAGAAACACGTTGCGCTCTACGCCGTCACTGGCTTGGACTTTTCTCCCACGTACGTGTGGCTCGACGATCACGAAAAGTTCTTTGGCACCGTTAGCCCCTGGAGCACGATTGTCCCCGAAGGATGGGAAGGTAACGCTGCCACTCTCAATAAGGTCCAGGACGAAATCGCGAATGCTCGCTCAGCGAAGTTGGCGAGCAAGTTGGCTCACCGCGTTTCCAAGGGGATCGTATTCCAGCACGCCAATGTCTTCGACGCCGAGTCCGGCAAGATCGTCAAAGACCAGACCGTCGTCGTTGCAGGCAATCGCATCCAGAGCGTGGGGCCCGCAAATTCTTCGCCAACACCGAATGCTGAAGCAGAAGTAGTTGATGCGAGCGGCAAGACTCTTCTCCCCGGCCTGTGGGACATGCACACCCATGTCTCCGACAACGATGGATTCCTGAATCTCGCCGCCGGAGTGACTACCGTTCGCGATCTCGCGAACGATACCGACACACTTCTGGCCCGCCGCAAGCGCATCGAAGAGGGCAAGGAGATCGGCACCCGCATCGTTCTCGCAGGGATCATTGACGGGCGCGGGCCGTTTCAAGGACCAACCAAAGTGCTGGTCTCGACCGAGGAGGAATCTCGGGCTGCGGTCGACAACTACGCTCACCTCGGATACGTTCAGATCAAGATTTACAGTTCGGTGAAGCCCGAACTAGTTCCCGCAATCATTGATGAGGCTCACAAAAAAGGTCTGCGCGTCAGCGGGCACATTCCAGCGGAGATGACTGCCGCCCAGTGCGTGAGACTCGGCTACGACGAAATTCAGCACGCTAACTTTCTCATGCTGAACTTCCTGCCCGACGTCAAGAACACGAATACGCCGACTCGCTTCACCGAAGTTGCCAAGCGCGGCGCTGGTATCGATCTGAAGTCTTCGGATGTGCAGTCTTTTGTGAAGCTGCTGCAGGATCATCACACCACGCTCGATCCAACCCTCAGTGTCTTCGAAGACATGTTTCTGAATCGCGCCGGAGAGATTCCACGCGGCTTTCAGCCCATTGCAAAACGCCTTCCGCCGCAAGTCCGCCGCGGGTTGTTGTCGAGCGGCCTCACGCCTCCGGAGGGCATGGACCAGACTTATCGCCAGTCGTTCGCGAAGATGGTCGATCTGGTCGGACTGCTCTACCGCGCCGGGATCCAAATGGAAGCGGGCACGGACTCGATTGTTGGATTCGCACTGCAACGGGAACTTGAACTCCATGTGGAGGCAGGCATTCCGTCTTCTCGCGTGTTGCAAGACGCGACGCTGAACGCCGCGCGCATCATGAGCATGGATCGCGATCTCGGTTCCATCACTCCGGGTAAGTTCGCGGACCTCGCGCTGATCGACGGCGATCCCGTGGCCAACATCAGTGACATCAGAAAGACGGCGTTGGTGGTAAGAGACGGCGACCTGTACCGGCCCGCCGAACTCTATTCCGCGCTGGGAGTGGAGCCGTAG
- a CDS encoding membrane dipeptidase: protein MNRRDFLVSIPKLSAALAIARPLLATALDDTSRDISALYRNAIVIDSLAAPFTDLEKLPSAESLAAVRSSGITAVNWTISYPTFEETINALATVDELVEKLPDSFTLVRQHSDIARAKRERKIGILPGFQYTQFLEENPDRIAMFRKMGVRIMQITYNNRSNFGDGCLEPGNAGLSKAGLAAIKTMNEIGVAVDLSHSGYRTTAEGIAASTKPVLISHSGCAAVYAHPRSKPDEILKALADRGGYFGVFLMPYLVASPTVPTREHVMAHLLHAINVCGADHVGIGSDGAIERVVLTDEQKQAFQADIAQRKKLGIGAPGEDRFPYVPDLNGPDHMEVIASELAKRGQPSAVIEKVLGANFQRVLGDIWGTA, encoded by the coding sequence ATGAATCGCCGGGATTTTCTCGTCTCTATTCCGAAGCTGTCGGCCGCGCTAGCGATCGCCCGGCCCCTGCTCGCGACCGCGCTCGACGACACCTCGCGCGATATCTCTGCGCTTTACAGGAATGCTATCGTCATCGACTCCCTGGCCGCTCCATTTACCGACTTGGAAAAGTTGCCGAGTGCCGAAAGTCTGGCCGCCGTGCGCTCGTCGGGAATCACAGCCGTGAACTGGACGATCTCCTACCCGACCTTCGAGGAGACGATCAATGCCCTGGCCACAGTTGACGAACTGGTCGAAAAGCTTCCGGATAGTTTCACCCTCGTGCGCCAACATTCCGATATTGCGCGTGCCAAACGGGAGCGCAAGATCGGCATCTTGCCCGGTTTTCAGTACACGCAGTTTCTGGAAGAGAATCCCGATCGCATCGCGATGTTCCGCAAGATGGGTGTTCGGATCATGCAGATCACCTATAACAACCGGAGCAATTTCGGTGATGGATGCCTCGAGCCGGGCAACGCAGGTCTGAGCAAAGCGGGACTCGCTGCAATCAAAACAATGAATGAGATCGGCGTGGCCGTCGATCTATCCCACAGTGGATACCGGACGACCGCGGAGGGGATTGCGGCGTCCACGAAGCCTGTACTGATCTCGCATTCTGGCTGTGCCGCCGTCTACGCGCATCCGCGCAGCAAGCCTGACGAGATTCTCAAGGCACTCGCCGACCGTGGCGGATACTTCGGCGTGTTCCTTATGCCCTATCTGGTGGCGTCACCGACGGTGCCGACGCGCGAGCATGTGATGGCGCACCTGTTGCACGCCATCAATGTCTGTGGTGCTGACCATGTCGGAATCGGCTCCGACGGCGCAATTGAAAGAGTCGTTCTCACCGATGAGCAGAAGCAGGCTTTCCAGGCCGACATTGCGCAGCGCAAGAAACTCGGCATCGGCGCACCGGGCGAGGACCGATTTCCGTATGTCCCGGACCTGAATGGACCGGATCACATGGAAGTCATTGCCTCTGAGCTCGCGAAACGTGGGCAGCCGTCAGCCGTAATTGAAAAAGTCCTGGGAGCAAATTTTCAGCGGGTACTCGGAGATATCTGGGGGACTGCATGA
- a CDS encoding sulfotransferase, translating into MRPPVFIVGCPRSGTSFLYHLLLSAGGFARFHTQMNVFDVLEPIFGDLNSPPNKQKMLREWLRSKAFAVSGLDAAELEAQVLSECHNYGDFMRIVMDGVARKQNVDCWIDSTPTNVPHMLRIGRDFPEALFIHIIRDARDVALSLDKRQWSRPLPWDKERSLLAAGLYWEWIVRKGRKYGTQLGARYMEVRYEDLVEQPESALKKIGDFTKHDLDYARIQETSVGSVKKPLTSFKEDLKEGHFTPVGRWKDKFPAKQLVQFEELIGHYLQELGYVLSDPSHASASSLALRKMRWTYRNFYEFKQWAKVNTPLSRWMVTYSDILIDK; encoded by the coding sequence ATGAGACCTCCGGTCTTTATCGTTGGTTGTCCCCGTTCGGGAACGAGTTTTCTCTATCACCTCCTGCTCTCCGCGGGAGGCTTCGCGCGCTTCCACACGCAGATGAACGTTTTTGACGTGCTGGAGCCGATTTTTGGCGACCTGAATTCTCCCCCGAACAAGCAGAAAATGCTGCGGGAATGGCTGCGCAGCAAGGCTTTCGCGGTCTCGGGCCTGGATGCTGCCGAACTGGAAGCGCAAGTCTTGTCAGAGTGTCACAACTACGGCGACTTCATGCGCATCGTGATGGATGGCGTGGCGCGCAAGCAAAACGTCGATTGCTGGATCGATTCCACCCCCACGAATGTCCCGCACATGTTGCGCATTGGCCGCGATTTTCCTGAGGCGCTGTTCATTCACATCATCCGCGATGCACGCGATGTAGCGCTTTCGCTCGACAAGCGGCAGTGGAGCCGTCCTCTCCCGTGGGATAAGGAACGCAGTCTGCTGGCCGCTGGCCTCTACTGGGAGTGGATCGTCCGCAAGGGGCGAAAGTATGGAACGCAACTCGGGGCACGATATATGGAGGTGCGCTACGAGGATCTGGTCGAGCAACCGGAATCGGCGCTGAAGAAAATCGGCGACTTCACCAAGCACGACCTGGATTATGCCCGCATTCAGGAAACCAGCGTTGGATCCGTGAAGAAGCCTCTGACTTCTTTCAAGGAAGATCTAAAGGAAGGGCACTTCACGCCGGTAGGCCGGTGGAAGGACAAGTTTCCAGCGAAACAGCTGGTTCAGTTCGAAGAACTGATCGGACACTACCTTCAAGAACTCGGCTATGTGCTTTCCGATCCCAGCCATGCTTCTGCAAGTTCTCTCGCTTTGCGAAAAATGCGCTGGACCTATCGCAACTTCTACGAGTTCAAACAGTGGGCGAAAGTGAACACGCCACTCTCTCGCTGGATGGTGACGTATTCAGACATTCTGATTGATAAGTAG